From a region of the Aeoliella mucimassa genome:
- a CDS encoding chemotaxis protein CheW, with amino-acid sequence MSTVTDSVAFVASSEVQLATFYVGEMLLGLEIDKVQEINRCLDVTTVPHAPNWVRGVINLRGDVVTVVDIRTVLGLDRATVTKDSRNLIVNVSGELVGLCVDRIADIITVKYEDVIPPPPNISAMDERFFSGVFTGETDIVAILNLEAALESGK; translated from the coding sequence ATGTCTACTGTAACAGACAGTGTTGCCTTCGTCGCATCTTCCGAAGTACAGCTCGCCACGTTCTACGTGGGCGAGATGCTCTTGGGGCTCGAGATCGACAAGGTTCAAGAGATCAATCGTTGCTTGGATGTTACCACGGTGCCGCATGCTCCCAATTGGGTGCGAGGCGTCATCAATCTTCGGGGCGATGTGGTAACAGTGGTCGACATTCGCACGGTACTCGGGCTCGATCGGGCCACGGTCACCAAGGATAGTCGAAATCTGATTGTGAACGTGTCGGGTGAATTGGTCGGACTGTGTGTCGATCGGATCGCCGACATCATTACCGTGAAGTACGAGGATGTGATTCCTCCCCCTCCAAATATAAGTGCTATGGACGAACGCTTCTTCAGCGGCGTGTTCACTGGCGAAACCGACATCGTGGCCATTTTAAATTTGGAGGCGGCCCTCGAATCAGGAAAGTAA
- a CDS encoding hybrid sensor histidine kinase/response regulator: protein MTIEDEELVGEFVVESNEHLADIENQLLQIEQAGANIDADLVNKVFRGIHSIKGAAGFLGFTAIKELAHSLENVLNKIRSNELVPDSNNTNVMLRAGDTLRVLINDAANSNNVDVSEQINHLNQVLDGNAVGAAPAAEVPVEQLEVAEAPVVEEPATVTEVAEVEVVDSPEVVEEYTPTPEQSYEPEPVPAAPVSYTPPAPTSTIDTGAANKTTVTPVDSSIRVSVNVLDHLMNLAGELVLSRNQLMQAVASQERMGLDAAAADLDQVTSSLQEAIMQTRMQPIGTVFGKFPRIVRDLSGQLGKQCKIEIEGKEVEVDKTIVEAIGDPLTHLIRNSVDHGVETPEVRSRNRKPVEGSIWLRAFHKAGKVCIEIQDDGAGIDPAKLRKKAMEKGVISADRAEAMSDREAVRLIFHPGFSTAEKVSDVSGRGVGMDVVRTNIEKLGGAVDVDSEVGVGTNIRVTLPLTLAIIPSMIVKCGRDQFALPQANIAELVRLRPGEVASRIDRVKSAEVLRLRGALLPLVRLDESLGLPRNKSENSNAPMNIIVVETGQVRYGLIVDGIHDSEEIVVKPLGMHLKGENCLAGATILGNGRVALILDAAGIASKSGVQLTHDSNEAHEAHKESVEQNHTQTLLLFSSDPADLFAVPMGVVARIERVKTANIDRVGGQELLQYRGTSLPLISVESQLKVNARPDVDRLYVIVFTIGEREVGLVAPKLDDIRELSCDIDDETFKEPGVAGSLVIDDRVTRLLDVFELAEVTHPQWFTESREDVSEPEDNPPRILLAEDSSFFRRQVAGFFKNEGFETYEYEDGLEAWNALSQDGVEVDLVVTDIEMPNMDGFQLCQNIRNTGSLQHLPTIALTSLSSESDVMHGQQVGFNDYQVKMHRENLIRSIRNLLAASKGGKKNKPRRKLATAGS from the coding sequence ATGACGATAGAGGACGAGGAACTAGTAGGTGAATTCGTCGTGGAATCGAACGAACACCTCGCCGATATTGAGAACCAACTGCTCCAGATCGAACAAGCGGGAGCAAACATCGATGCCGACCTTGTAAATAAGGTCTTTCGTGGCATTCATTCTATTAAGGGTGCGGCCGGGTTCCTGGGGTTTACCGCCATCAAGGAACTGGCTCACAGCCTCGAGAATGTTCTCAACAAGATTCGCAGTAACGAACTTGTACCCGACTCGAATAATACGAATGTGATGCTGCGCGCTGGTGACACCCTGCGGGTACTCATTAACGATGCGGCCAATTCGAATAACGTCGACGTGTCGGAGCAGATCAATCATTTGAATCAGGTGCTGGATGGCAACGCCGTCGGTGCTGCGCCCGCAGCCGAAGTACCTGTCGAACAACTGGAAGTCGCTGAAGCCCCGGTTGTTGAAGAACCAGCAACAGTTACTGAGGTTGCTGAGGTCGAAGTGGTGGACTCGCCCGAAGTGGTCGAAGAGTACACCCCGACCCCGGAGCAGAGTTACGAGCCCGAGCCCGTACCTGCTGCACCCGTTTCGTACACTCCCCCCGCTCCGACCTCTACGATAGATACGGGAGCGGCCAATAAGACAACGGTGACTCCTGTGGATTCGAGTATTCGCGTATCGGTCAATGTGCTTGACCATCTAATGAACCTGGCCGGCGAATTGGTGCTGAGCCGCAATCAATTGATGCAGGCCGTGGCTTCGCAAGAGCGCATGGGGTTGGATGCTGCTGCGGCCGATCTGGATCAAGTTACCAGCTCGCTGCAAGAAGCCATTATGCAGACTCGGATGCAGCCGATTGGCACCGTGTTCGGCAAGTTCCCTCGCATTGTTCGCGATCTGAGCGGCCAACTGGGCAAGCAGTGCAAGATCGAGATCGAGGGCAAGGAAGTCGAAGTCGACAAGACCATTGTCGAAGCAATCGGCGATCCGCTGACCCATCTGATTCGCAATTCGGTCGACCATGGTGTCGAAACCCCCGAAGTGCGGTCACGCAACCGCAAACCAGTCGAAGGCAGCATTTGGTTGCGTGCCTTCCATAAGGCTGGCAAGGTGTGCATCGAGATTCAGGACGATGGTGCCGGTATCGATCCCGCCAAGCTTCGTAAGAAAGCAATGGAAAAGGGAGTAATCTCCGCCGATCGTGCCGAAGCGATGAGCGACCGCGAAGCGGTTCGTTTGATCTTCCACCCCGGTTTCTCCACGGCCGAAAAAGTATCGGACGTGAGCGGCCGAGGCGTCGGGATGGACGTGGTTCGCACCAATATCGAGAAGCTCGGCGGAGCCGTTGATGTCGATTCGGAAGTCGGCGTTGGTACTAACATCCGCGTGACGCTTCCGCTGACGTTGGCCATTATTCCTTCGATGATTGTCAAATGCGGCCGCGATCAATTCGCTTTGCCGCAAGCCAACATTGCCGAACTTGTACGCCTGCGTCCAGGCGAGGTCGCTTCGCGCATTGATCGCGTGAAGTCGGCGGAAGTACTTCGCTTGCGTGGTGCATTGTTGCCGCTGGTCCGCCTTGACGAGTCGCTCGGACTTCCCCGCAATAAGTCGGAGAACTCGAACGCTCCGATGAACATCATCGTGGTCGAAACAGGCCAGGTGCGTTACGGACTGATCGTCGATGGCATTCACGACTCGGAAGAAATCGTGGTGAAGCCGCTTGGTATGCACCTGAAGGGTGAAAACTGTCTGGCTGGTGCCACCATACTAGGCAACGGACGAGTTGCTTTGATTCTGGATGCCGCTGGTATCGCCTCGAAGTCGGGTGTGCAACTCACACACGATTCGAACGAGGCTCACGAAGCTCATAAGGAGTCGGTTGAGCAGAACCATACTCAAACGCTGCTGCTGTTCTCGTCGGACCCTGCCGACTTGTTCGCAGTACCGATGGGAGTGGTCGCACGCATCGAGCGCGTGAAGACGGCCAACATCGATCGTGTTGGTGGTCAAGAGCTTCTGCAGTATCGTGGTACTTCGCTACCGTTGATCTCGGTGGAAAGTCAACTCAAAGTCAACGCACGTCCCGACGTGGATCGGTTGTACGTTATCGTCTTCACCATTGGGGAACGCGAGGTTGGTCTGGTCGCTCCGAAACTCGACGACATTCGCGAATTGTCGTGTGATATTGACGACGAAACCTTCAAGGAACCAGGTGTCGCTGGAAGCTTGGTGATCGACGACCGGGTGACTCGCTTGCTGGACGTGTTCGAACTAGCGGAAGTCACACATCCCCAGTGGTTCACTGAATCGCGTGAAGATGTCAGTGAACCGGAAGATAATCCCCCCCGCATTCTGTTGGCCGAAGACTCTTCGTTCTTCCGTCGACAAGTTGCTGGGTTCTTCAAGAACGAAGGTTTCGAGACCTACGAGTATGAAGATGGATTAGAAGCCTGGAACGCGCTTTCCCAGGATGGCGTGGAAGTCGATTTGGTTGTTACCGATATCGAAATGCCGAATATGGATGGCTTCCAGCTCTGCCAGAATATCCGAAACACCGGTTCGCTGCAGCACTTGCCGACGATTGCTCTGACTTCGCTCTCAAGCGAATCAGACGTTATGCACGGGCAGCAAGTCGGCTTCAACGACTATCAGGTGAAGATGCATCGTGAGAACTTGATACGCTCGATTCGTAATCTCTTAGCCGCCAGCAAGGGGGGCAAGAAAAACAAACCACGGCGCAAGCTGGCAACTGCAGGGAGCTAA
- a CDS encoding chemotaxis protein CheX, whose amino-acid sequence MRAEYINPFIESTVEVFKTMLGCEVSRTGLTVHETFCPEYDITGIIGMSGKAHGDVVISFQQEVALSAAEALLGIRYEEINDDVVDTVGELTNMIAGNAKTSLQDLQMSLALPTVIVGKNHSIRFPSKVKPLALPFSSCWGSFNIEVGLVESPEDAHIVLG is encoded by the coding sequence ATGCGTGCTGAGTACATCAATCCGTTCATTGAATCGACGGTTGAGGTGTTTAAGACGATGCTTGGCTGCGAAGTCTCGCGTACCGGCCTCACTGTGCACGAAACGTTTTGTCCCGAGTACGATATAACCGGTATTATCGGTATGTCGGGTAAGGCCCATGGCGACGTTGTGATTAGCTTCCAACAGGAGGTCGCCCTCTCGGCCGCCGAAGCGTTGCTGGGAATCCGCTACGAAGAGATCAACGACGATGTGGTGGATACCGTTGGTGAGCTCACCAACATGATCGCCGGGAACGCTAAGACCAGCTTGCAAGACTTGCAAATGAGTCTGGCGCTGCCGACTGTGATCGTGGGCAAGAACCACTCGATTCGATTCCCCTCGAAAGTCAAGCCGCTTGCGTTGCCGTTTAGCTCGTGCTGGGGCAGCTTCAACATCGAAGTCGGCCTTGTTGAATCGCCGGAAGATGCTCACATCGTTCTCGGCTAA
- a CDS encoding methyl-accepting chemotaxis protein, which yields MAARKTTTATRSTKPRQSSASKGKAELQALKSQVAAMERSQAVIQFNLDGTITTANDNFLNALGYTLEEIQGKHHRIFCEDSYTSSPEYKAFWDKLNRGEFDAGEYKRICKDGSEIWIQASYNPMFDEKGNVIGVIKFATDITEQVVNRQEAFRLRGVVDNSESAYMMIDRDFKITYFNDATRKLLNDNLATLRSVWPTVDPDKLLGECIDQFHVNPRHQRDFLADPNNLPYKTDIKVGPLTISLMVTAQWDAEGNYTGTNLEWKNVTEERQREIIDRKVAEFQETEVVALSALLQSVANGDLSNNYIVSEADEHTQETYAVFNNIAKAVNAMSDNLRGLIRSLSSNAGQLTSTSQELSATATDLASGAEETTGQSATVAAAAEEMSTNMTNMAASTEQMTANVQSVAKAVDELTASISEIAKTAEQASNIAQNATQLTESSNQTIGQLGEAAEEIGKVIEVIQDIAEQTNLLALNATIEAARAGEAGKGFAVVATEVKELARQTADATQDIRVRIEGIQSSTKEAVRSIADVGEAIQQVNSTSATIASAVEEQSITTKEISANVNQTATATSTVSTGVAESASACTEISRNIVGVDQAAKQTAEGASKTQTVGSQLSQLAAELEGIVGQFKIEGNSQSSYADSTSYATREPALAR from the coding sequence ATGGCAGCTCGCAAGACTACCACAGCCACCCGTTCCACCAAGCCTCGCCAATCCTCGGCATCGAAGGGCAAAGCCGAATTGCAAGCACTCAAGTCGCAAGTTGCTGCGATGGAGCGTTCGCAAGCGGTGATTCAGTTCAATCTCGATGGTACCATTACCACTGCCAACGACAACTTCTTGAACGCGTTGGGTTACACCCTTGAAGAGATTCAAGGGAAGCATCACCGCATCTTCTGCGAAGACTCGTACACCAGCAGTCCCGAATACAAGGCTTTCTGGGATAAGCTGAACCGTGGTGAGTTCGACGCGGGTGAATACAAGCGGATTTGCAAGGATGGCAGTGAAATCTGGATTCAGGCCTCCTACAACCCAATGTTCGACGAAAAGGGCAATGTGATCGGTGTGATCAAGTTTGCTACCGACATCACCGAGCAGGTGGTGAATCGTCAGGAAGCGTTCCGTCTTCGTGGAGTGGTCGACAATTCCGAGTCGGCCTACATGATGATCGACCGCGATTTCAAGATCACCTATTTCAACGATGCTACTCGCAAGTTGCTCAACGACAACCTGGCAACCCTTCGCTCGGTTTGGCCGACCGTCGATCCCGACAAGCTGCTGGGCGAGTGCATCGACCAGTTCCATGTGAATCCGCGTCATCAACGCGACTTCCTGGCCGATCCCAATAACCTGCCTTACAAGACCGATATCAAGGTCGGGCCGCTGACTATTTCGCTGATGGTTACCGCACAGTGGGATGCCGAAGGCAACTACACCGGTACCAACTTGGAGTGGAAGAACGTTACCGAAGAGCGTCAACGTGAAATCATCGATCGTAAGGTCGCTGAGTTCCAGGAGACCGAAGTGGTCGCTCTGTCGGCACTGCTGCAGTCGGTTGCCAATGGCGACTTGAGCAATAACTACATTGTTTCGGAAGCCGACGAGCACACACAAGAAACCTATGCAGTGTTCAACAACATTGCCAAGGCGGTGAACGCGATGAGCGACAACCTGCGTGGCTTGATCCGCAGTCTGTCGAGCAACGCTGGTCAGCTTACCAGCACTTCGCAAGAGCTGTCGGCTACCGCGACTGACCTGGCCAGCGGTGCTGAAGAAACCACCGGCCAAAGTGCTACGGTAGCTGCTGCTGCTGAAGAGATGTCGACCAATATGACCAACATGGCCGCGTCGACCGAGCAGATGACTGCCAACGTTCAATCGGTCGCCAAGGCGGTGGATGAACTCACTGCCAGCATCAGCGAAATCGCCAAGACCGCAGAGCAAGCTTCGAACATTGCTCAGAACGCGACCCAGCTCACCGAATCGAGCAATCAAACGATTGGTCAGTTGGGTGAAGCCGCCGAAGAGATTGGCAAGGTAATCGAAGTGATTCAAGACATTGCTGAGCAGACCAATCTGCTGGCCTTGAACGCGACGATCGAAGCCGCTCGGGCGGGGGAAGCTGGTAAGGGCTTTGCTGTGGTTGCCACCGAGGTGAAAGAGCTGGCCCGTCAAACGGCCGACGCCACTCAAGACATCCGCGTGCGGATTGAAGGCATCCAAAGCTCCACCAAGGAAGCGGTTCGCAGCATCGCCGACGTCGGCGAAGCGATCCAGCAGGTGAACTCGACCTCGGCCACCATTGCTTCGGCCGTGGAAGAGCAGAGCATCACCACCAAGGAAATCTCGGCCAACGTCAATCAAACCGCCACGGCCACGAGCACCGTGTCGACCGGCGTAGCCGAAAGTGCTTCGGCTTGCACCGAAATCTCCCGCAACATCGTGGGTGTCGATCAAGCTGCCAAGCAAACTGCCGAAGGTGCTTCGAAGACTCAAACGGTTGGTTCGCAGTTGTCGCAACTGGCCGCCGAGCTGGAAGGCATCGTTGGTCAGTTCAAGATCGAAGGTAACTCGCAGAGCAGCTATGCCGACTCGACAAGCTACGCTACTCGTGAGCCTGCACTGGCTCGCTAA
- a CDS encoding SDR family NAD(P)-dependent oxidoreductase, with protein sequence MSQAKVEATKRCYLVFGASGGIGSSVASQLVAQGHHVVLASRDSERLTQLADQLQMPCEAIDAADFEEVERVFAKGVELRGQVDGAVNCVGSVLLKPAHLTSFDELQQTIAANLFSAFAVVRAAAKHVGQGGSSVVLISSAAARIGLANHEAIAAAKAGVEGLTRSASATYARKGLRVNAIAPGLVKTKLTERIWKSERAATHSEAMHALGRLGEPGDIASGVLWLLDPTNQWITGEVIGFDGGLGRIKL encoded by the coding sequence GTGTCGCAAGCAAAGGTGGAAGCAACCAAGCGGTGCTACTTGGTATTCGGCGCTTCAGGAGGTATCGGTAGTTCAGTTGCCAGCCAATTAGTCGCCCAGGGGCATCATGTGGTGTTAGCTTCAAGAGATAGTGAGCGATTAACGCAACTGGCGGACCAATTGCAAATGCCCTGCGAAGCGATCGACGCGGCCGACTTCGAAGAAGTCGAGCGAGTGTTTGCGAAGGGGGTAGAACTGCGTGGCCAGGTCGATGGGGCAGTGAACTGCGTTGGTTCGGTACTTCTAAAACCGGCTCATTTAACGAGCTTCGACGAACTACAGCAGACGATTGCCGCCAACTTGTTTTCGGCGTTTGCGGTGGTACGGGCGGCCGCCAAGCACGTAGGGCAGGGGGGTAGCTCGGTAGTGTTGATCTCGTCGGCAGCTGCGAGGATCGGGCTCGCCAATCACGAAGCGATTGCTGCCGCAAAAGCGGGAGTCGAAGGGCTAACACGCTCGGCCTCAGCTACCTATGCCCGCAAGGGGCTGCGCGTCAACGCAATTGCACCAGGACTAGTGAAGACGAAACTGACGGAGCGGATCTGGAAAAGCGAGCGGGCGGCTACTCATTCCGAAGCCATGCATGCCTTGGGGCGGCTCGGAGAACCAGGCGATATCGCGAGCGGCGTTTTGTGGCTGCTTGATCCAACGAATCAATGGATCACCGGCGAAGTGATCGGTTTTGATGGCGGGTTAGGAAGGATCAAGCTCTGA
- a CDS encoding response regulator, producing the protein MSIKALIADDSGVMRKIIVRAATAAGIQNIVEAVDGADAIAKFSAESFDLVLTDWNMPNKTGLEVIQEIRATGSTVPIIMVTTEGEKASVLQAIQAGVTDYLTKPFEADALLAKIEKLAIA; encoded by the coding sequence ATGAGCATCAAAGCCCTTATCGCCGATGACTCTGGCGTCATGCGCAAGATCATCGTACGTGCGGCCACGGCAGCTGGCATTCAGAACATCGTCGAAGCAGTGGACGGTGCCGATGCCATCGCCAAGTTCTCGGCCGAGTCGTTCGACCTCGTATTGACCGACTGGAACATGCCCAACAAGACAGGGCTGGAAGTTATTCAAGAGATACGCGCTACCGGCAGTACGGTGCCGATTATTATGGTCACCACCGAAGGTGAAAAAGCAAGCGTGTTGCAGGCGATCCAGGCAGGAGTCACCGACTACCTGACCAAGCCTTTCGAGGCGGACGCTTTGTTGGCGAAGATTGAAAAACTGGCCATCGCCTAG
- a CDS encoding protein-glutamate methylesterase/protein-glutamine glutaminase, producing the protein MSSQATNPIRMLVVDDSALYRKFVSQVLEADERIDVVGTAVNGRVALEKIESLKPDLITLDLEMPELDGLGVLKHLQQQKSSVGAIVLSALSAEGATATTRALDAGAFDFALKPSSSSPAASIAELEHSLIPKVHAYAESKARRASRLHTASHVDAPRVVPNTTIDASKLSGNKPRVVAIGVSTGGPKALMQLIPSLPGDFPVPIVLVQHMPPMFTKTLADELNRHSRLTVVEATHGEAIKPGTVYIAPGGKHMKLIRQGFSTTVVITDEPPEKNCKPSVDYMLRSVASIYGGDSLTAILTGMGDDGAEGCQLLKKRGGTVIAQSEASCVVYGMPRQIVEHGLADCVVPLDQIGEQLVKLVGQEMAACR; encoded by the coding sequence ATGTCCTCCCAAGCCACCAACCCGATCCGCATGCTGGTAGTCGACGATTCGGCTTTGTACCGAAAGTTCGTCTCTCAAGTATTGGAAGCCGATGAGCGAATCGACGTGGTCGGCACCGCCGTGAATGGGCGGGTCGCTTTGGAAAAAATCGAATCACTTAAGCCCGATTTAATTACGCTCGATCTAGAAATGCCCGAGCTCGATGGATTGGGTGTGCTGAAACATTTGCAGCAACAGAAATCGTCGGTGGGGGCGATTGTGCTCAGTGCCTTGTCGGCCGAGGGAGCCACTGCCACCACGCGGGCACTCGATGCTGGTGCGTTTGACTTCGCGCTGAAGCCATCGAGTTCGAGCCCCGCGGCGAGCATTGCAGAACTGGAGCACAGTTTGATCCCCAAGGTCCATGCCTACGCCGAGTCGAAGGCTCGCCGGGCTTCGCGTTTGCACACCGCTTCGCATGTGGACGCGCCGCGTGTGGTGCCAAACACGACGATCGATGCAAGTAAGCTCTCCGGCAACAAACCGCGCGTGGTCGCTATCGGCGTTTCCACCGGCGGTCCGAAGGCACTGATGCAGCTCATTCCATCGCTGCCAGGAGATTTTCCAGTGCCGATTGTGCTGGTGCAGCACATGCCACCGATGTTTACCAAAACACTTGCCGACGAGCTGAATCGTCATTCGCGACTGACCGTGGTCGAAGCCACCCATGGCGAGGCCATCAAGCCAGGCACGGTCTACATCGCTCCTGGCGGAAAGCACATGAAGCTGATTCGTCAGGGATTCTCGACAACCGTCGTGATTACCGATGAACCTCCCGAGAAAAACTGCAAACCTTCCGTCGATTACATGCTGCGTTCTGTCGCATCGATCTACGGCGGCGATAGCCTGACCGCTATCCTTACCGGCATGGGCGACGATGGTGCCGAAGGTTGCCAGCTTCTCAAGAAGCGGGGGGGAACCGTGATCGCTCAAAGCGAAGCTAGCTGTGTGGTGTACGGGATGCCAAGACAGATTGTCGAGCATGGTCTAGCAGACTGTGTTGTACCTCTCGACCAAATTGGTGAGCAACTGGTTAAACTCGTTGGGCAGGAGATGGCAGCATGTCGTTAG